The following proteins are encoded in a genomic region of Necator americanus strain Aroian chromosome II, whole genome shotgun sequence:
- a CDS encoding hypothetical protein (NECATOR_CHRII.G7193.T1) — MEKAGLAEDVAQARRRCPVTFLGVREEVKGETAWRQQRDITTRSHQHKDTIFAKSMADVTGMKKAVSAKVLQLFGSFAAAE, encoded by the exons ATGGAGAAGGCAGGACTTGCGGAAGACGTAGCGCAGGCCCGTCGGCGTTGTCCTGTAACATTCTTAGGGGTGCG CGAGGAAGTGAAAGGTGAAACTGCTTGGCGACAACAACGCGACATCACGACACGATCACACCAACACAAGGACACCATCTTCGCGAAGTCGATGGCTGACGTCACCGGaatgaaaaaagcagtttCGGCAAAAGTTCTCCAGTTATTCGGTTCATTCGCAGCAGCAGAATAA